CCCCAGCGTCTCTTCCGTGGGGGACGCGATGGCGGAGGGGGCGGCGGTTTAGGCGGAGCCGCAGACCGGCGCGGTCGCGCATTGCGTGAGGAGGGCCGGGGTGGCTTCTGCTGGCGAGGTGGGGGCGGGGGACTCTGCCGGCGCGGCGGATTGCCGAGTGGCGGAGGGGGCGGTTGTGAATGCCGACGGATGACCTGGTTCTCCTCCCGTCGGTCGGGGCGCCGACCACGGAAGGGGATGGTGGGCTCGGTCATCGCGGGTGTCCCATGAGACGAGGCTAATGGAGCCACCCAAGGTGATCCCGGAGCAACGCGAACCCGACGAAGGCCACGGTGTCGATCACGCCATGGGCCACTACCAGCGGCCATAGCCGACCGGTGCGGTGCCAGACGTACCCGAAGAGCAGCCCCATCGCCAGGTTCCCCATACCTGCGGAGACGCCCTGATACAGGTGGTAGCAACCGCGCAACAATGCCGAGGACGCGATGGCGGTGGCCGTTCCGTAGCCCAGCTGGCGCAGTCGGGTCTGCAGGTAAGCGACGACGACCACCTCTTCGGCCCAGCCGTTCGCGAAGGCGGACAGCACCAGCACCGGTATTCGCCACCAGGTGTCGTCGAGGGACGCGGGTATGACTTGAACACTCAGGCCCATCCAGCGCGCACCCACGTACAGTGCCAGACCCGGAAGCCCGACGAGTGCCGCCAAGCCGAGCGCCCCCAGGCCGTCGGCGCGCCAACGCCAGCGTCCGAGCCCGAGAGGGGCGAGGTTGAATCCGCTGCGCCACAACAGGTACAGCGCGAGCGCGCCCCAGGCGACCAGCCGTGTGATCGATACCAGGTTCAACCCCAGGTCGATCAGGCTGAGCTCGGCTCGGCGGGGATTCAGCGCGACGGTCTGGCTGGACAGGCCCGTCAGGGCGGCCGATGTGAACTGCAGGACGGCGCTGACAGCGCTCATCCCGAAGCTGATGGCGAGCACGATCCCCATCTCGATGCGGATCGTGCGCGCGGACATCTCCGATTCGACCACGGCGCTCATTGTGGCTGGTATTGGTGGAAGAGTGTCCGATGTGGTCAGCGCTTTGCGCTATGTGGCATCACCCGACGGGGTGCGGCTGAGCCTGACGGTGTCCGGAGAAGGGCCGCCGCTGGTCATGGTGCACGGTGCGA
The nucleotide sequence above comes from Mycobacteroides saopaulense. Encoded proteins:
- a CDS encoding CPBP family intramembrane glutamic endopeptidase → MSAVVESEMSARTIRIEMGIVLAISFGMSAVSAVLQFTSAALTGLSSQTVALNPRRAELSLIDLGLNLVSITRLVAWGALALYLLWRSGFNLAPLGLGRWRWRADGLGALGLAALVGLPGLALYVGARWMGLSVQVIPASLDDTWWRIPVLVLSAFANGWAEEVVVVAYLQTRLRQLGYGTATAIASSALLRGCYHLYQGVSAGMGNLAMGLLFGYVWHRTGRLWPLVVAHGVIDTVAFVGFALLRDHLGWLH